The uncultured Hyphomonas sp. genome includes a region encoding these proteins:
- a CDS encoding PilZ domain-containing protein translates to MTVHVPRRNYRRHSSARDTRLRPKGYRTWIEASMIDWSAAGASLSGPVETVPLGLAVLAVSPMDGTSEIHLSCEVIWREKGKVGLKLLGPVSH, encoded by the coding sequence ATGACAGTACATGTCCCCCGCCGGAATTACCGGCGGCACAGCTCAGCCCGAGACACCCGCCTGAGGCCGAAAGGTTACAGAACCTGGATTGAAGCCTCGATGATCGATTGGTCCGCCGCAGGCGCGAGCCTTTCCGGTCCTGTCGAAACAGTGCCTCTTGGCCTGGCCGTGCTGGCTGTTTCGCCGATGGACGGCACGAGCGAAATCCATCTTTCCTGCGAGGTCATTTGGCGGGAAAAGGGCAAAGTCGGCTTGAAGCTGCTCGGCCCCGTCAGCCATTGA
- the pyk gene encoding pyruvate kinase, with product MTDNRLTGENAKIVATLGPGSRSPKEVVALAYAGVDVFRLNFSHGEHAAHLEALQAVRAAEEKTGRPLATLADLQGPKVRVGKFPDGGIRLGFRKEYHLVAADETGEADTIPVPHKEIVDILEEGDTILVDDGKLILTVTQAGDAPKVRAEVPGKLSDKKGFTVRGKPLPVRALTDKDRADLEFALEIGVDIVALSFVQSVDDVEEVKAIIAGRAPLVSKLEKPAAITNLDAIVEASDAVMVARGDLGVEFAPEDVPVIQRRIVRAARARGRPVIVATQMLESMIENAAPTRAEASDVATAIYQGADAVMLSAETAVGRHPATAVAIMARIIRATEFAEDYRQAIAQFAGDSTEPSAVDVIATTAQAMACAEGAGALALRTGAFDRLARFSRVRGPAPILYGSLDDRRLRQACLLWGVHPQRLNAGAAYWYRDLMDAAGLKGRVAYARWAGEDGRFAWEVGVGKGEDGKPITGV from the coding sequence ATGACAGACAACCGGCTTACGGGAGAAAACGCAAAGATTGTCGCGACCCTCGGGCCCGGCAGCCGCTCTCCCAAGGAGGTCGTGGCGCTGGCCTATGCGGGTGTGGATGTCTTCCGGCTGAATTTCAGCCATGGCGAGCACGCGGCTCATCTTGAGGCGCTGCAGGCGGTCCGTGCGGCGGAGGAGAAGACCGGACGCCCGCTGGCGACGCTGGCGGACCTGCAGGGACCCAAAGTGCGCGTCGGCAAGTTTCCGGACGGCGGGATTCGGCTAGGGTTCCGGAAAGAATACCATCTGGTTGCTGCCGATGAGACCGGCGAAGCCGATACGATCCCGGTGCCGCACAAGGAAATCGTCGATATTCTCGAAGAGGGCGACACGATCCTAGTGGATGACGGCAAGCTGATCCTGACCGTGACACAGGCGGGCGACGCGCCAAAGGTGCGCGCTGAAGTCCCCGGCAAACTGAGCGACAAGAAGGGCTTCACCGTTCGTGGAAAGCCTCTGCCTGTTCGTGCCCTGACGGACAAGGACAGGGCCGACCTCGAATTCGCGCTGGAGATCGGCGTCGACATCGTGGCGCTTTCCTTCGTGCAGAGCGTGGATGATGTCGAAGAGGTGAAGGCCATTATCGCCGGCCGGGCGCCGCTTGTCTCGAAGCTGGAAAAGCCTGCGGCCATCACCAACCTTGATGCCATCGTCGAAGCGTCCGACGCGGTCATGGTGGCGCGCGGCGATCTCGGGGTTGAGTTTGCGCCGGAGGATGTACCGGTGATCCAGCGCCGGATCGTGCGGGCGGCACGGGCGCGCGGACGCCCCGTAATCGTGGCGACGCAGATGCTGGAGTCCATGATCGAGAACGCGGCGCCGACCCGGGCCGAAGCCTCTGATGTTGCGACCGCGATCTATCAGGGTGCTGATGCTGTAATGCTTTCTGCAGAAACTGCCGTTGGCCGCCATCCTGCGACGGCCGTCGCCATCATGGCGCGGATCATTCGCGCGACGGAGTTTGCCGAGGATTACCGTCAGGCGATTGCCCAGTTTGCCGGTGACTCCACAGAGCCGTCGGCCGTCGATGTCATCGCCACGACGGCTCAGGCGATGGCTTGTGCCGAGGGGGCAGGGGCGCTGGCGCTCAGAACAGGCGCGTTTGACAGGCTGGCCCGGTTCTCCCGTGTTCGGGGACCTGCGCCGATCCTGTACGGATCTTTGGACGACCGGCGGTTACGGCAAGCCTGTCTTTTGTGGGGTGTGCATCCTCAGCGCCTGAATGCCGGGGCGGCCTATTGGTATCGCGATCTGATGGATGCTGCAGGCCTGAAAGGCCGCGTCGCATATGCCCGTTGGGCCGGAGAAGACGGTCGCTTTGCGTGGGAAGTCGGCGTGGGCAAGGGCGAGGATGGAAAGCCGATCACTGGCGTGTAA
- a CDS encoding DUF5694 domain-containing protein, producing the protein MTLRLISALAALFLAACTTVAPDPAPETDVVKVMVLGTYHFANPGYDVVNMQADDVLRPQRQQELEALMDRLAAFRPTVVAIESTRRTDGLLSDSYKAFQPSDLSKDRNEIVQIGFRLADQQGLDRVYAIDEHDGDLDFFPFDRVQAAAEATGQTGLIEEKIARIQAESQAVEAAQSTETITQLLGRHNDTSKLREQHDEFYYGMLGISDGEDLAGAALNYGWYARNALIFANLVKATRPGDRVVVVYGAGHAYWLRHFVEETPGFELEETMDYLR; encoded by the coding sequence ATGACCCTACGCCTGATTTCGGCACTTGCCGCACTGTTCCTGGCCGCCTGCACCACCGTCGCGCCTGATCCCGCGCCTGAAACGGATGTCGTGAAGGTGATGGTGCTGGGCACCTACCATTTCGCCAATCCGGGCTACGACGTGGTGAACATGCAGGCCGACGATGTGCTTCGCCCGCAAAGGCAGCAGGAACTGGAAGCGCTGATGGACCGGCTCGCCGCCTTCCGCCCGACAGTTGTTGCAATTGAATCGACCCGCCGGACGGACGGTCTGCTCAGCGACAGCTACAAGGCGTTCCAGCCGTCAGACCTCTCGAAGGACCGGAACGAGATCGTTCAGATAGGCTTCCGCCTGGCAGACCAGCAGGGGCTCGACCGGGTCTATGCCATCGACGAACATGACGGCGATCTCGATTTCTTCCCGTTTGACCGTGTACAAGCGGCGGCAGAAGCCACCGGTCAGACAGGTCTGATCGAAGAAAAGATTGCTCGCATCCAGGCCGAGTCGCAGGCTGTCGAAGCGGCCCAGTCCACCGAAACCATCACCCAACTGCTTGGCCGCCACAACGATACTTCGAAACTGCGCGAGCAGCATGATGAATTCTATTACGGCATGCTGGGAATCTCAGATGGTGAGGATCTGGCTGGTGCCGCGCTGAACTATGGCTGGTATGCGCGCAACGCGCTGATCTTCGCCAACCTCGTCAAGGCAACCCGCCCGGGCGACCGGGTGGTCGTGGTCTATGGCGCGGGTCATGCCTACTGGCTTCGCCATTTCGTGGAAGAAACGCCGGGCTTCGAACTGGAAGAGACAATGGACTATCTGCGCTAG
- a CDS encoding nicotinate-nucleotide--dimethylbenzimidazole phosphoribosyltransferase, with the protein MPEPVREGSPLADVRALVLSAPLAPTEPGKQVHDALLGMGREGDFGRLGEAAEWLANWQNRYPPRIEKPTLAIFAGSHGIVEEGVSMSSNQDTQAHVSALREGRAPLSAIATQAGASIRVFELALDKPTPSIAETAAMSEKECAATIAYGFEATEDNPDLLALAVAGAGVGTAAAAVACALYGGSPDYWVRPSSQTSPTLSRKRIELVSRALTLHRGHLSDPLEALRCLGGRELAACVGAIIASRHQGIPVVLDGFATTIAAGVVHAIDPKAISHCLASHITRRPAHEAALERLGLKPLMQMEFQTGGGLGSASAIGLLKTACAPFIAEPAPT; encoded by the coding sequence GTGCCAGAACCTGTACGCGAAGGCTCACCTTTGGCGGATGTCCGGGCGCTCGTGCTGAGCGCGCCGCTCGCTCCCACTGAACCTGGAAAACAGGTGCATGACGCCTTGCTCGGCATGGGGCGGGAAGGCGATTTTGGCCGCCTTGGCGAGGCGGCTGAGTGGCTGGCCAATTGGCAGAACCGGTATCCGCCACGCATCGAAAAGCCGACTCTGGCCATTTTTGCGGGATCCCATGGGATCGTGGAAGAGGGCGTGTCGATGTCCTCCAACCAGGATACGCAGGCGCATGTAAGCGCGCTTCGGGAAGGGCGCGCGCCTCTTTCCGCGATTGCCACGCAGGCTGGCGCCTCCATTCGGGTGTTTGAACTCGCGCTCGACAAGCCGACGCCAAGCATCGCCGAGACCGCTGCCATGTCCGAAAAGGAATGCGCCGCGACCATCGCGTATGGATTTGAGGCGACGGAAGACAATCCCGACCTGCTGGCGCTCGCCGTGGCGGGCGCAGGTGTCGGCACGGCTGCGGCCGCAGTCGCATGCGCGCTCTATGGCGGCTCGCCGGATTACTGGGTGCGTCCCAGCAGCCAGACATCCCCGACACTGTCCCGCAAGCGGATCGAGCTTGTCAGCCGGGCGCTGACGCTCCATCGCGGCCACCTGTCAGACCCGCTGGAAGCGCTGCGCTGCCTTGGCGGACGGGAACTGGCCGCCTGTGTGGGGGCGATCATCGCCTCTCGGCATCAGGGGATTCCGGTTGTCCTGGATGGGTTTGCAACGACGATTGCCGCGGGCGTGGTCCACGCTATCGACCCCAAAGCCATCAGTCACTGCCTCGCCTCGCACATCACGCGACGGCCGGCGCATGAAGCTGCATTGGAGCGTCTTGGGCTGAAACCGCTGATGCAGATGGAGTTCCAGACGGGCGGCGGACTTGGATCTGCCTCAGCAATCGGCCTTCTGAAAACGGCCTGTGCGCCATTCATTGCAGAACCAGCCCCCACCTGA
- a CDS encoding DUF1289 domain-containing protein, which yields MSREPIKSPCIRVCAVDASTGWCLGCARSLKEIGQWVAMGEAGRNSVIAELPERITRLEALGKR from the coding sequence ATGTCTCGTGAACCAATAAAGTCCCCCTGCATCCGGGTATGTGCAGTTGACGCATCGACAGGCTGGTGCCTAGGCTGTGCGCGCTCATTGAAGGAAATTGGCCAATGGGTCGCCATGGGGGAGGCTGGCCGCAACAGCGTCATCGCTGAGCTGCCCGAGCGCATCACCCGGTTGGAGGCTCTGGGAAAGCGCTGA
- a CDS encoding glycosyltransferase family 4 protein, which translates to MTNSSKTMTLLVQRQLDAITTGNGAFLETFLRTARAAGFRVRVVFAPWHAFGNRPFASIHPRLRALIDEVVWDGTIEAGGRYWSLSPRIWVRFGVRMVHEIMRRAGMKVQWRNYFGRPMSSAEVSRMARTADREPSDLTVAEYSSVGPVLDQLKQPTRKGVFVHDVLWSRAQRYREKGLEFDFYETSETEECAWVKSADFFVHASANEMEFFPPDFPAEHMVWLRPVPPEFGEIPSEGKPQIVFLGTTHAGNVDALNHFLKDVWPLILKRQPDAEIKVAGSVGDAIEPALKKSPNMTLLGRVERLEDIGGSHAIGIAPTRLATGVSIKVAEYLMLGMPVVAYPLAMEGFGGRLDGMVEVSATPDSFADTVIRLLNDKNERKRLSDGAPARTREILSNQEVADFFIAEAAQKT; encoded by the coding sequence ATGACAAACTCCTCCAAGACGATGACCTTGCTGGTACAGCGCCAACTGGACGCGATCACCACCGGCAATGGTGCATTCCTGGAAACCTTCCTGCGCACCGCCAGAGCCGCCGGCTTTCGCGTGCGTGTGGTTTTTGCCCCGTGGCACGCCTTCGGGAACCGGCCGTTCGCGTCCATTCACCCGCGGCTGCGAGCGTTGATCGATGAGGTCGTCTGGGACGGCACGATTGAAGCGGGCGGACGTTACTGGTCGCTTTCGCCGCGAATCTGGGTCCGCTTCGGCGTACGAATGGTTCATGAGATCATGCGGCGTGCTGGCATGAAGGTGCAATGGCGCAACTATTTCGGCCGGCCGATGTCATCCGCTGAAGTGTCACGTATGGCGCGCACCGCCGACCGAGAGCCTTCCGATCTTACCGTTGCCGAGTACAGCTCGGTCGGCCCTGTGCTGGACCAGTTGAAGCAGCCCACACGCAAGGGCGTTTTCGTGCACGACGTCCTATGGAGCCGGGCCCAGCGATATCGCGAAAAAGGGCTTGAGTTCGATTTCTATGAAACCAGCGAGACCGAAGAATGCGCTTGGGTGAAGTCAGCTGACTTCTTCGTCCACGCCTCGGCCAATGAGATGGAATTCTTTCCACCGGACTTCCCGGCTGAACACATGGTCTGGCTGCGCCCGGTGCCGCCGGAGTTCGGCGAAATACCGTCCGAAGGCAAACCGCAAATCGTCTTCCTCGGCACGACGCATGCCGGCAATGTGGATGCGCTGAACCATTTTCTGAAAGACGTCTGGCCGCTCATTTTGAAACGCCAGCCCGATGCCGAAATCAAGGTCGCCGGCAGCGTGGGCGACGCAATCGAGCCCGCCCTGAAAAAGTCACCCAACATGACCCTGCTTGGCCGTGTGGAGAGACTGGAAGACATTGGCGGGTCTCATGCGATTGGCATCGCGCCGACACGGCTCGCCACCGGCGTCAGTATCAAGGTCGCGGAATACCTGATGCTCGGCATGCCGGTCGTCGCCTACCCCCTGGCCATGGAAGGGTTCGGTGGCCGCCTGGACGGGATGGTGGAAGTATCCGCCACGCCTGATTCATTCGCAGATACGGTGATCCGCCTGCTGAACGACAAGAATGAGCGCAAGCGACTGTCTGATGGCGCCCCGGCCCGTACGCGCGAAATCCTGTCCAATCAGGAAGTCGCGGACTTCTTCATTGCGGAAGCGGCGCAGAAGACCTGA
- a CDS encoding acyl-CoA dehydrogenase family protein, with the protein MNLEFTPEEIEFRQEVRAFIEENYPKELAGAGTREDLSREQFLAWHKVLGKKGWSVPAWPEKYGGTGWTSTQKYIWGEENARMDAIMPLPFGVSMVGPVIYTFGNEEQKAQHLPGIRSGDVWWCQGYSEPGAGSDLASVKTTAVRDGDHYVINGQKTWTTLAQHADWGFFLCRTDPNAKAQEGISFILVDMNTPGIEVRPIKLIDGTHEVNETWLTDVRVPVENLVGEENKGWTYAKFLLAHERSGIAGVARSKRGIERLRDIATKETVDGTPLIETPEFSRKISQLEIDLTALEFTELRTLASEAAGKGPGPESSILKVKGTEVQQRLTELTLEAVNHYGAPYAYGMETTGNGAGIGPDYADYAAETYFNMRKTSIYGGSNEIQRNIITKMILGL; encoded by the coding sequence ATGAATCTGGAGTTTACACCTGAAGAGATCGAATTCCGTCAGGAAGTTCGGGCCTTCATCGAAGAGAATTATCCCAAGGAACTGGCTGGTGCCGGTACCCGCGAAGACCTGAGCCGCGAGCAATTCCTCGCCTGGCACAAGGTGCTCGGCAAAAAGGGCTGGTCCGTGCCGGCATGGCCGGAAAAGTACGGCGGCACCGGTTGGACCTCGACCCAGAAATATATCTGGGGTGAAGAGAACGCCCGCATGGATGCCATCATGCCGCTGCCGTTCGGCGTCTCCATGGTCGGTCCGGTGATCTACACCTTCGGCAATGAAGAGCAGAAGGCACAGCACCTGCCGGGCATCCGGTCCGGCGACGTCTGGTGGTGCCAGGGCTATTCGGAGCCGGGCGCCGGTTCTGACCTCGCAAGCGTGAAGACCACCGCCGTGCGCGATGGCGATCATTATGTCATCAACGGCCAGAAGACCTGGACCACGCTGGCACAGCATGCCGACTGGGGCTTCTTCCTTTGCCGGACAGACCCGAACGCAAAAGCCCAGGAAGGCATTTCGTTCATTCTCGTCGACATGAACACGCCGGGCATCGAAGTTCGCCCGATCAAACTGATCGATGGCACCCATGAAGTGAACGAGACCTGGCTGACGGATGTCCGCGTGCCGGTCGAGAACCTGGTGGGTGAAGAAAACAAGGGCTGGACCTACGCCAAGTTCCTGCTTGCGCACGAACGTTCCGGCATCGCCGGCGTGGCCCGCTCCAAGCGCGGCATCGAGCGCCTGCGTGACATCGCCACGAAGGAAACGGTCGACGGCACGCCGCTGATCGAAACGCCGGAATTCTCCCGCAAGATCAGCCAGCTTGAAATCGACCTGACGGCGCTTGAGTTCACCGAACTCCGCACGCTTGCGTCGGAAGCAGCTGGCAAGGGCCCGGGCCCGGAAAGCTCGATCCTGAAAGTGAAGGGGACCGAGGTGCAGCAGCGCCTGACCGAACTCACGCTGGAAGCTGTGAACCATTACGGCGCGCCTTACGCCTATGGCATGGAAACCACCGGCAACGGCGCCGGTATCGGTCCGGACTATGCGGACTATGCGGCCGAGACGTATTTCAACATGCGTAAGACGTCGATCTATGGCGGCTCCAACGAAATTCAGCGCAACATCATCACGAAAATGATCCTGGGCCTTTAA
- a CDS encoding TIGR02281 family clan AA aspartic protease has product MYARHVLPMLAAALIIAATVVFFVVPKTEAMDGATPAAASLTNSGTPDISSTPRANFDKAAIISREADGHYWTRADVQGTDVRFMVDTGASIVALTLHDAQRIGLSPSDLEFDNEIRTAGGITQGAYVVLDRVRIGRVEMEDVSAMVLREGLEQSLLGMSFLGELYSYEFKGDTLIIRQ; this is encoded by the coding sequence ATGTATGCCAGACACGTACTCCCCATGCTCGCAGCGGCTCTCATCATTGCCGCAACCGTGGTGTTTTTCGTGGTCCCCAAAACAGAAGCAATGGACGGCGCAACGCCTGCCGCCGCGTCTCTGACCAATTCCGGTACACCAGACATCAGCTCAACGCCGCGTGCCAATTTCGACAAGGCAGCAATCATCAGCCGCGAAGCCGACGGCCATTACTGGACCCGCGCCGATGTCCAGGGAACCGATGTCCGTTTCATGGTAGATACCGGCGCCAGCATTGTCGCCCTGACACTGCATGATGCCCAGCGCATCGGGTTAAGCCCTTCCGACCTGGAATTCGACAATGAAATTCGTACGGCGGGCGGGATCACGCAAGGCGCTTATGTCGTGCTCGACCGTGTGCGCATCGGCCGGGTGGAGATGGAAGATGTCAGCGCGATGGTGCTGAGAGAAGGCCTGGAGCAGTCGCTGCTCGGGATGAGCTTCCTGGGCGAACTCTATTCCTATGAGTTCAAGGGTGACACACTGATTATCCGCCAGTGA
- a CDS encoding acyl-CoA dehydrogenase family protein, producing MDFNFTEEQGMLRDSLAKMIRDQYDFETRRKVVASAEGWRKDMWMQFAELGLMMAPFSEEDGGLGGGPIDAMVVMEEFGKGLVVEPYVPSVVCGGGFVKRGTDAQKEEYLSGIMSGENIFAFAYAEPRGRYNLADLETTAKKDGEGFVINGHKAVVIGAPWATHLIVTARTSGGRRDANGVTVFVVEKSAPGVTTRDYPTVDGRRASEVYFENVAVGAEAVIGEVDNGLPLIELVSDEAIAALCAEACGAMKVAHEMTVEYSRQRKQFGTPIGKFQVLQHRMVDMFMEYEQSVSMTYMATLKLGDDEVTRKKAASGAKVRIGQGGRFVGQQSIQIHGGMGMTDELAVGHYFKRLTMIDSEFGNVDHHLKRYTELSAADVPVAAE from the coding sequence ATGGATTTTAATTTCACTGAAGAACAGGGAATGCTTCGCGACAGCCTCGCGAAGATGATCCGCGACCAGTACGACTTCGAAACCCGCCGCAAGGTGGTCGCTTCGGCTGAAGGCTGGCGCAAGGACATGTGGATGCAGTTCGCTGAACTCGGCCTGATGATGGCACCGTTCAGCGAAGAAGACGGCGGCCTCGGCGGCGGTCCGATCGACGCCATGGTCGTGATGGAAGAATTCGGCAAAGGCCTCGTGGTCGAGCCGTACGTGCCGAGCGTTGTGTGCGGCGGCGGTTTCGTGAAGCGCGGTACGGATGCGCAGAAGGAAGAATACCTCTCCGGTATCATGTCGGGCGAGAACATCTTCGCCTTCGCTTACGCCGAACCGCGTGGCCGTTACAATCTGGCTGACCTCGAAACCACCGCCAAGAAAGACGGCGAAGGCTTCGTGATCAATGGCCACAAGGCCGTGGTCATCGGCGCACCGTGGGCAACCCACCTGATCGTCACCGCACGTACCTCCGGCGGCCGCCGCGATGCGAACGGCGTGACCGTGTTCGTGGTCGAGAAATCGGCACCGGGCGTCACCACGCGTGACTATCCGACGGTCGACGGCCGCCGGGCTTCGGAAGTTTATTTCGAGAACGTCGCTGTCGGCGCAGAAGCGGTCATCGGCGAAGTCGACAATGGCCTGCCGCTGATCGAGCTCGTTTCGGATGAAGCGATCGCTGCGCTCTGCGCCGAAGCATGCGGAGCGATGAAGGTCGCTCACGAAATGACGGTCGAGTACTCGCGCCAGCGTAAGCAGTTCGGCACGCCGATCGGCAAGTTCCAGGTGCTGCAGCACCGCATGGTCGACATGTTCATGGAATACGAGCAGTCAGTCTCGATGACCTACATGGCCACGCTGAAGCTGGGCGACGACGAAGTCACGCGCAAGAAGGCGGCATCGGGTGCCAAGGTGCGCATCGGCCAGGGCGGCCGTTTCGTCGGCCAGCAGTCGATCCAGATCCACGGCGGTATGGGCATGACGGACGAACTGGCCGTCGGCCACTACTTCAAGCGGCTGACCATGATCGACTCCGAATTCGGCAATGTCGATCATCACCTGAAGCGCTACACGGAGCTTTCCGCTGCAGACGTTCCGGTGGCGGCTGAATAA